Below is a genomic region from Planctomycetota bacterium.
GAGCATCCGACGGTGCACGATCACAGTCGCATCCGTGACGAGAAGGCGGCCGTCATCGCGACCAAGCGGGCGCTCGACCTGGCCCATCGCCACAAGCACCGCTTCCATGTCCTGCACGTCAGCACCGCCGCCGAGGTGCCGATCATCGCAGAGGCGATCAACTCCGGCGAGGGGCTCATCACCGCCGAGGTGTGTCCGCACCACCTGCTGTTCAACGTCGACGACTACGACCGGCTCGGCTCGCTGGTGCAGATGAACCCAAGTGTCAAGACCGCCGACGACAACGCCGGGCTGTGGAAAGCGCTTGCCGATGGGACGATCCAGGTCATCGCGACCGACCACGCCCCGCATCGGCTCGACGAGAAGGAGCACCCATATCCCGCCTCACCCAGCGGACTTCCCGCGGTGGAGAACATGCTCGCGCTGATGCTCGACGCGGTGAACCAAGACAAACTCACCATCGAGCAACTCGCCGACCGGATGGCCGACGCGCCGGCGCGGGTGTGGGACATCGTCGGCAAAGGCCGGATCGCCGACGGTTACGACGCGGACGTCGTGCTCGTCGACCTGAACGCCGAGCACACGATCCGCAACGAGGAGCAACTCACCAAGTCCGGTTGGAGCCCGTGGGACGGCGTCACGCTACGCGGGTTGCCGGTGAAGACGTGGGTCGGCGGTACGCTGGTGTTCAGCGACGGCCGGGTGGACGTGAACCATCGCGCCCGCCGGGCCGAGTTCGACCACGATCGCGGCGGTTACTGGGCGACGTGATCGGAGAACCGCGTTGCGGAGCAACGCGGCTGGGCGTGTCCCGTTGATCGGCGCAAAGCTGCGTTGCTCCGCAACGCGGTTTTCGCTGTGTTCGTACGATCGACCCATGTCGATTCCACGTTTGCGTTTGACTGACACGGTCCTGCTATTGGTTGATTTTCAACCGCGCGTGCTCGCACCGATGGCCGAGGGGCGGTCGGCGGTGTTGGCGGCGCGGACGTTGGCCGAAGCGTGCTGTGTGCTCGGGGTGGACGTGATCGCGACCGAGCAGGTGCCGGAGAAGTTCGGCAACACCGTGCCGGACCTGTCAGACTACGCCGGCGAGACGTTCGCCAAATCTCGGTTCAGTGCGTGGACGCCGGAGGTGGCGCGGGCGGTGGGCCGGCGGAGCTTGCTGGTCGCCGGGGTCGAGGCACATGTCTGCGTTTTGCAGACCGTGCTCGACGCACGGGCCGAGGACCGAGACGTTTTCCTTGCGACCGACGCGATCACGGCGGGGGACATGACGCAGATCGCCCCGGCCCTGCGACGAATGGTCGCGGCCGGTGCGGTCGAGACTGGCGTCGTTTCGGCGTTGTACGAACTGATGGCCGACGCGAATCGTGCCCATTTTCGTGACGTGCTGAAGCTGGTCAAGCGACTGCTGGCGGCGGGGTGATTTCAAGACCCGTGCGTTAACGCATTCTCAATGCAGAAGCGGTTAGACTTGAGAGATGCAAAGCCGACGAGATTTTTTGCAGTCTGCCGCCGCGGTTGCCGTGGGGTTCGCGGGGCTGCAACGCCATGTGTTCGCCGTGACCGATACCAACGCCGCGCCG
It encodes:
- a CDS encoding dihydroorotase, which gives rise to MRTLINNADVVLPSGTQRVPVLLDHGVIRVDPGDVYADETVDAAGLHLLPGCIDDQVHFRDPGLTQKEDLHTGSVAAAKGGVTTFIEMPNTNPTTTDQAALDSKYADAATKCVTNFGFYIGATPDNVDVLKSVRGAAGIKIFIGSSTGSLLVDEQDALERIFAETTLPICAHCEDESTVRANAAAIEHPTVHDHSRIRDEKAAVIATKRALDLAHRHKHRFHVLHVSTAAEVPIIAEAINSGEGLITAEVCPHHLLFNVDDYDRLGSLVQMNPSVKTADDNAGLWKALADGTIQVIATDHAPHRLDEKEHPYPASPSGLPAVENMLALMLDAVNQDKLTIEQLADRMADAPARVWDIVGKGRIADGYDADVVLVDLNAEHTIRNEEQLTKSGWSPWDGVTLRGLPVKTWVGGTLVFSDGRVDVNHRARRAEFDHDRGGYWAT
- a CDS encoding isochorismatase family protein, whose product is MSIPRLRLTDTVLLLVDFQPRVLAPMAEGRSAVLAARTLAEACCVLGVDVIATEQVPEKFGNTVPDLSDYAGETFAKSRFSAWTPEVARAVGRRSLLVAGVEAHVCVLQTVLDARAEDRDVFLATDAITAGDMTQIAPALRRMVAAGAVETGVVSALYELMADANRAHFRDVLKLVKRLLAAG